In a genomic window of Shouchella clausii:
- a CDS encoding DinB family protein, with amino-acid sequence MNFKVEEAIEVLERTPDTLAHYLSGLSEGWLHFDEGEGTWNAVEVVEHLIEAEKHNWLPRLAFIIHEGESKPFPEFDRFSHLRSGDNRPVAQALADFKNVRLNNVNTLKTWIGDGFDYEKTGFHPAFGRVKARELLSTWVVHDFTHIAQIARVMAERYRDDVGPWHAYLGILNRK; translated from the coding sequence TTGAATTTTAAGGTTGAAGAGGCGATCGAGGTACTTGAGCGCACGCCGGACACACTTGCTCATTATTTGTCGGGTTTGTCAGAAGGATGGCTGCACTTCGATGAGGGGGAAGGTACATGGAATGCTGTAGAAGTAGTAGAGCATCTTATTGAAGCGGAAAAGCATAATTGGCTGCCAAGATTGGCTTTTATTATTCATGAAGGGGAAAGCAAGCCGTTCCCTGAATTTGATCGTTTTTCTCACTTGCGTAGTGGAGATAATCGTCCAGTAGCACAAGCGTTGGCCGATTTTAAAAACGTGCGGCTGAACAATGTGAACACATTGAAAACGTGGATTGGCGACGGCTTCGATTATGAAAAGACAGGTTTTCATCCTGCATTTGGCCGTGTCAAAGCAAGAGAATTGCTGTCGACGTGGGTCGTTCATGATTTTACGCATATTGCCCAAATAGCGCGCGTTATGGCGGAACGATACAGGGATGATGTAGGGCCTTGGCATGCGTATTTAGGCATCTTAAACAGAAAGTAG
- a CDS encoding M20 family metallopeptidase, translating to MGDPIPLLKDLIRIDSSTKAGVNKAIAFCEKWLSEKGLPVERLVNNGYSMLISSIGSGSNTIVLNGHIDVIEGRRSQFTPYTKEGKIYGRGSADMKAGLAAMMETMAELNGVPLPWRVQLQIVPDEETGGLYGTNYLVEQGHRGDFIICGEPTNMGIAIQSKGVLQVDIHIKGEPAHGSRPWEGNNAILKAHALYEAILELPFAQEVAPPMFKEPSINLAKLKGGTVYNKVPDQCDMSLDIRYLPDQSPSEILRQIKGITDGVVRPHICNSPVKTKADNPFVKALADSLVAQTQLEKATLYGQHGSNDGQFFTKYGGNAVEFGPVGYDWHGDNEMVYADSVRQYQAVLIDFLKNGQSD from the coding sequence ATGGGGGACCCAATCCCGTTGCTAAAGGATTTAATTCGCATAGATAGTTCAACCAAAGCCGGAGTCAACAAAGCAATTGCTTTTTGCGAAAAGTGGCTGAGCGAAAAAGGGTTGCCAGTCGAACGGCTTGTTAACAACGGTTATTCTATGCTTATCTCTAGCATTGGAAGCGGGAGCAATACCATTGTGCTCAATGGCCATATTGACGTGATTGAAGGCCGCCGATCCCAGTTTACTCCATACACAAAGGAAGGAAAAATCTATGGGCGCGGTTCGGCGGATATGAAAGCCGGTTTAGCCGCAATGATGGAAACAATGGCAGAGTTAAACGGCGTGCCCCTCCCTTGGCGCGTTCAACTTCAAATCGTCCCTGATGAAGAAACAGGAGGCCTTTACGGCACCAACTACTTAGTAGAACAAGGGCACAGAGGCGATTTCATCATTTGCGGCGAACCAACAAACATGGGGATCGCCATTCAGTCAAAGGGCGTCTTGCAGGTTGATATTCACATCAAGGGAGAACCTGCACACGGCAGCCGTCCTTGGGAAGGCAATAACGCCATATTAAAAGCACATGCACTCTATGAAGCCATTCTTGAATTGCCGTTCGCCCAAGAGGTAGCGCCTCCCATGTTCAAAGAACCGTCTATTAACCTTGCGAAGTTAAAGGGAGGCACCGTCTACAACAAAGTGCCTGACCAATGCGACATGTCACTGGACATCCGCTATTTGCCGGACCAATCGCCTAGCGAGATTTTGAGGCAGATTAAAGGAATCACGGACGGCGTCGTGCGCCCACATATTTGCAATAGCCCTGTCAAAACAAAAGCAGACAATCCATTTGTCAAAGCGCTCGCGGACTCGTTAGTGGCGCAAACACAATTGGAAAAGGCGACACTTTACGGGCAACATGGCTCCAACGACGGGCAATTTTTTACGAAGTACGGCGGAAATGCCGTTGAGTTTGGCCCCGTTGGCTATGACTGGCATGGCGATAATGAAATGGTCTATGCAGATTCAGTCAGGCAATACCAAGCAGTCTTGATTGATTTCTTGAAAAACGGTCAATCTGACTGA
- a CDS encoding ATP-grasp domain-containing protein: MNILLTSGARRIDFVGFFQEALKKANIEGKVIVADPEYNAPSLQVGDENYVIPHQTDEHYIEAILTICQKHNVDCLVPLNDWEVPKIAAHKKELQEQEVAVFAPDQSVVDSVRDKGNYRQLLSPIGVKAPKSYCSIATVKAALANNQIAFPLMIKPRNGSASIGVETAHKIEDIEHAYHHAVNTVKESPLDDATAKEAENNILIEEIIEGDKYSLDIFNDLDGRFCASFIRKQLQMRGGDVDRCITVHQPELVEIARKMGEHLGHAGYMNADVFFNGDDYYVIDINPRFGGGYAFSHHAGADVPSAIIALTAGKTVKEEWLTTRPNLELARHDIVVPIEKTFSKLHPSR; encoded by the coding sequence ATGAATATATTACTGACATCAGGTGCTAGACGAATTGATTTTGTTGGCTTCTTTCAAGAGGCTTTAAAGAAAGCAAACATAGAAGGGAAAGTAATTGTTGCCGATCCAGAGTACAACGCCCCTTCTTTACAAGTAGGAGACGAAAACTATGTCATTCCCCACCAAACCGACGAGCATTATATAGAAGCAATTCTTACCATTTGCCAAAAACACAACGTTGATTGTCTTGTGCCATTAAATGATTGGGAAGTGCCAAAAATAGCTGCACACAAAAAGGAACTTCAAGAACAGGAAGTCGCTGTTTTTGCCCCTGACCAATCAGTCGTGGACAGCGTCCGCGATAAAGGCAACTACCGGCAATTGCTGAGCCCTATTGGCGTGAAAGCACCGAAATCATATTGCTCGATCGCAACTGTGAAAGCTGCCCTCGCTAACAATCAGATAGCGTTTCCACTAATGATCAAGCCCCGCAACGGCTCTGCTTCAATTGGCGTGGAAACGGCACATAAAATTGAAGACATTGAACATGCATACCATCACGCCGTCAACACGGTAAAAGAGTCGCCATTAGACGATGCGACCGCGAAAGAAGCAGAAAATAACATTTTAATCGAGGAAATTATCGAAGGTGATAAATACAGCCTGGACATATTCAATGACTTAGACGGCCGCTTTTGCGCGTCGTTTATCCGCAAACAACTGCAAATGAGAGGCGGCGATGTAGACCGGTGCATAACCGTCCATCAACCTGAGTTGGTTGAGATTGCCCGCAAAATGGGCGAGCATTTAGGTCATGCTGGCTATATGAATGCCGATGTGTTTTTCAATGGCGATGATTACTATGTCATTGACATCAACCCTCGATTTGGCGGAGGTTATGCGTTTTCTCACCACGCTGGTGCTGATGTTCCTTCCGCCATTATTGCCCTTACAGCAGGGAAGACTGTCAAAGAGGAGTGGCTGACGACACGGCCCAATCTTGAACTTGCTCGCCATGACATCGTTGTCCCAATTGAGAAGACATTTTCAAAACTGCATCCAAGTCGGTGA
- a CDS encoding MerR family transcriptional regulator produces MQIKDFANKYQMQADTIRYYEKQNLLKPNRRENGYREYDEECEKQLQLIIVLKQLGFTIKEIQQLLMLKGKAISTECNLSTTSLFEQKVSDLEEKIQFYQHALKVLQTLKELIEEEKYAENKAIIEELIVVFFESMQKRGIS; encoded by the coding sequence ATGCAAATCAAAGATTTTGCGAACAAATATCAAATGCAAGCTGATACGATTCGTTATTATGAAAAACAGAATCTATTGAAGCCTAATAGACGAGAGAATGGGTATCGGGAATATGATGAAGAATGTGAAAAACAACTACAGCTTATCATTGTGTTGAAGCAGCTGGGATTTACGATAAAAGAAATTCAACAACTGCTAATGTTAAAAGGAAAAGCAATATCAACGGAATGTAACCTTTCAACCACATCGTTATTCGAGCAAAAAGTAAGCGACCTTGAGGAAAAAATTCAGTTTTACCAACACGCATTAAAAGTATTGCAGACACTTAAAGAGCTAATAGAGGAAGAGAAATATGCAGAAAATAAAGCCATCATTGAAGAATTGATCGTCGTGTTCTTTGAAAGCATGCAAAAAAGGGGGATATCATGA
- a CDS encoding DUF4260 domain-containing protein: protein MTVSQIVRVENGVAFALCFYIYIQLGFPIWLFFVLLLVPDITMIGYALNEKIGATVYNIGHSFTLPLLLTLFSFYFSNDNLLLISIIWIAHIFMDRLFGFGLKYQESFKNTHIQRL, encoded by the coding sequence ATGACTGTTAGTCAAATCGTCCGTGTTGAAAACGGAGTGGCCTTTGCGCTTTGTTTTTATATTTATATACAGCTAGGCTTTCCAATTTGGTTGTTTTTTGTCCTTCTTCTCGTTCCTGATATAACAATGATTGGTTATGCACTGAATGAAAAAATAGGGGCAACCGTTTATAATATAGGCCACAGTTTTACTCTCCCGCTACTGTTAACACTCTTTTCGTTCTATTTTTCAAACGATAATTTACTTCTTATCTCTATCATTTGGATCGCTCATATATTTATGGATAGACTTTTTGGCTTTGGATTAAAGTATCAAGAGTCGTTTAAAAACACTCACATACAAAGACTATAA
- a CDS encoding 23S rRNA (adenine(2058)-N(6))-methyltransferase Erm(34), whose amino-acid sequence MTKKMNKYNGKKLSRGEPPNFSGQHFMHNKRLLKEIVDKADVSVRDTVLELGAGKGALTTILSERADRVLAVEYDQKCIEALQWKLVGSKNVSILHQDIMKVALPTEPFVVVSNIPYSITTAIMKMLLNNPKNKLQRGAIVMEKGAAKRFTSVSPKDAYVMAWHMWFDIHYERGISRSSFSPPPKVDSALVRIVRKQHPLFPYKEAKAMHDFLSYALNNPRAPLDQVLRGIFTAPQAKKVRQAIGVKPETPVAMLHARQWAMVCDAMVRHVPKVYWPRRKR is encoded by the coding sequence ATGACGAAAAAAATGAACAAGTATAATGGGAAAAAACTTAGCCGTGGAGAACCTCCCAATTTTAGCGGTCAGCATTTTATGCACAATAAACGGCTACTGAAGGAAATTGTTGATAAAGCTGACGTCTCTGTTCGTGATACGGTTTTAGAGCTGGGAGCAGGAAAAGGCGCGTTGACGACGATTTTAAGCGAACGCGCGGACCGGGTTCTAGCCGTCGAGTATGACCAAAAATGTATTGAAGCGCTGCAATGGAAACTAGTTGGGTCAAAAAACGTGTCCATTCTCCATCAAGATATTATGAAGGTGGCATTGCCAACGGAACCGTTTGTTGTTGTTTCCAACATCCCTTATTCGATCACAACGGCAATCATGAAAATGCTGTTAAACAATCCAAAAAACAAACTACAACGAGGGGCAATTGTAATGGAGAAAGGAGCAGCAAAGCGGTTTACAAGCGTTTCGCCGAAAGACGCTTATGTGATGGCTTGGCATATGTGGTTTGACATCCACTATGAAAGGGGAATTTCCAGAAGTTCATTTTCGCCGCCGCCGAAAGTCGATTCTGCCCTTGTCCGCATTGTCCGCAAACAGCATCCCCTTTTTCCATATAAAGAGGCGAAAGCGATGCATGACTTTTTATCGTACGCACTAAACAACCCTAGAGCACCCCTTGATCAGGTATTACGAGGAATTTTTACCGCCCCTCAAGCAAAAAAAGTGCGGCAGGCAATCGGCGTCAAACCTGAGACACCAGTGGCCATGCTTCATGCCAGGCAGTGGGCGATGGTTTGTGACGCGATGGTTCGGCATGTTCCAAAAGTGTATTGGCCAAGGCGAAAGAGATAA
- the gsiB gene encoding glucose starvation-inducible protein GsiB, giving the protein MAQNNNRNNNGNNGKMSVEEAGRKGGETTSRNHDKEFYQEIGEKGGEATSRNHDKEFYQEIGEKGGEATSRNHDKEFYQEIGEKGGKTTSQNHDKEFYQEIGKKGGQTTSQNHDKEFYQEIGQKGGQRNSNNS; this is encoded by the coding sequence ATGGCACAAAACAATAACCGCAACAATAATGGCAACAACGGAAAAATGAGTGTTGAGGAAGCAGGAAGAAAAGGCGGAGAAACAACAAGCCGTAACCACGACAAAGAATTCTATCAAGAAATTGGCGAAAAAGGTGGAGAAGCCACTAGCCGCAACCATGACAAAGAATTCTACCAAGAAATTGGCGAAAAAGGCGGAGAAGCCACTAGCCGCAACCACGACAAAGAATTCTACCAAGAAATCGGTGAAAAAGGCGGTAAAACGACTAGCCAAAATCATGACAAAGAATTCTACCAAGAAATCGGCAAAAAAGGTGGACAAACTACTAGTCAAAACCATGATAAAGAATTCTACCAAGAAATTGGTCAAAAAGGCGGACAACGGAACAGCAACAACTCATAA
- a CDS encoding DJ-1/PfpI family protein, with product MAKMLILTGDAVEALEVFYPYYRFLEEGFEVDIASPAVKKLYTVNHDFVEGYETFVEKPSYQLDSHIAFEDVQPDEYAGLIIPGGRAPEYIRIHEHTAAIVNHFLDNNKPVGAICHAVQVLAAVAGDRLKGRALTAYTACEPDVKALGAEFRKESVYVDGNLVSGHAWDDLPQFMREFLKLTR from the coding sequence ATGGCTAAAATGCTCATTTTGACAGGGGACGCTGTAGAGGCGCTTGAAGTGTTTTATCCGTATTACCGTTTTCTTGAAGAAGGATTTGAGGTCGATATCGCCTCTCCTGCTGTGAAAAAACTCTATACGGTAAACCATGATTTCGTTGAAGGGTACGAGACATTTGTAGAGAAACCATCCTATCAATTAGACAGCCACATTGCTTTTGAAGATGTGCAACCTGATGAATACGCGGGTTTAATCATTCCTGGGGGACGGGCGCCAGAGTATATTCGCATCCACGAGCACACAGCAGCAATTGTCAATCATTTTCTTGACAACAATAAGCCAGTAGGCGCTATTTGTCATGCTGTACAAGTGCTAGCAGCGGTTGCAGGCGACCGCCTTAAAGGCAGAGCCCTAACAGCGTATACCGCTTGCGAGCCAGACGTGAAAGCACTAGGCGCCGAGTTTCGTAAAGAGAGCGTTTATGTCGATGGCAACCTCGTCTCCGGCCACGCCTGGGATGATTTGCCACAGTTTATGCGCGAGTTTCTTAAGCTGACGCGGTAA
- a CDS encoding class II fructose-bisphosphate aldolase has translation MYANLKETLAYAKERGIAVGAFNAHCLEMVPAMLHAAGETNLPIIIQTTAGTADYVGYDVFVAVVKSLAEQLPVPVTLHLDHATDFAKIKQAVDAGYSSVMFDGSALPIAENIEKTVEVSTYAHPHNVSVEAELGIIGGAEDGVMIDSAQVSFTQPEEVNEFLQHATIDALALSIGTTHGQYKSKANLQFDLLETIANNHALPLVLHGGTGVKDEDIQKCVTRGIVKINVGTELLIAWTRTAKHQFAEAALTDSLRNHLIPCNEQIKQVIKAKMAVFALEKASV, from the coding sequence ATGTATGCAAATTTAAAAGAAACGCTCGCTTACGCGAAAGAACGAGGCATTGCCGTCGGCGCCTTTAACGCCCATTGTCTAGAAATGGTTCCAGCTATGCTCCATGCAGCGGGAGAAACGAACTTGCCGATTATTATCCAAACAACAGCAGGCACAGCCGATTATGTAGGCTATGACGTATTTGTCGCTGTCGTCAAATCTCTTGCCGAGCAACTTCCTGTACCGGTTACACTACATCTTGACCATGCCACAGATTTTGCGAAAATCAAACAGGCAGTCGATGCAGGCTATTCCTCTGTGATGTTTGACGGTTCAGCACTTCCGATAGCAGAAAATATTGAAAAAACTGTAGAAGTTAGCACGTACGCCCATCCGCACAACGTCTCCGTCGAAGCAGAACTCGGCATAATCGGCGGCGCCGAAGACGGGGTCATGATCGATTCTGCGCAAGTAAGCTTCACTCAACCAGAAGAAGTCAACGAGTTTTTACAACACGCGACTATTGACGCACTCGCTTTGTCTATTGGGACGACACACGGCCAATACAAATCAAAAGCCAATTTGCAGTTTGATTTGCTTGAGACGATCGCCAACAACCATGCACTCCCGCTGGTCCTCCATGGCGGCACAGGCGTCAAAGATGAAGATATCCAAAAATGTGTAACGAGAGGCATTGTAAAGATCAACGTCGGCACGGAATTGTTAATCGCTTGGACACGCACAGCCAAACACCAATTTGCAGAAGCCGCTTTGACAGACTCATTGCGTAACCATTTAATTCCTTGCAATGAACAAATCAAACAAGTCATCAAAGCAAAAATGGCTGTATTCGCACTGGAGAAAGCTTCGGTTTAA
- a CDS encoding PTS sugar transporter subunit IIC: MEILHFLVNDILSQAPILVSLIACIGLIALKKSIGQIVSGTMKTMLGFLVLLAGTQIIVGTLQFLGDVFQEAFAMRGIVTDVGAIAGIAQQTLGRETALIMVLAFAVNLLIARFTPIKYIFLTGQGSLWMATVCSVVGYMGGLRGLGLILLGGVIAGSMAVLMPAIAQPFVRKITGSNDIALGHYCTLGYLVQAGTAKLVGNKEKSTEDINLPKSLEFLQDTYLSMMVVMIPIYLIPTIFAGPAFIEAYSDGMHYLVFAFMQAIQFVVGVYVLLAGVRLFLGEIVPAFKGIAKRVVPNSVPALDCPVLFPYAPNAVIVGFIFTTIGTVIGMLFFPVIGLAMILPGMLTNFFAGGTAGIFGNAIGGFRGAAIGGIVHGLFITLLPALLIPVLGSFGLENVTFSDSDVITIGILLGYVLEWFK; the protein is encoded by the coding sequence ATGGAGATTTTGCACTTTTTAGTAAACGACATCTTATCACAAGCGCCAATTCTCGTCTCACTCATTGCTTGTATTGGCCTCATCGCCTTAAAAAAATCAATTGGCCAAATCGTGTCAGGCACAATGAAAACAATGCTCGGTTTTCTTGTCCTTTTAGCAGGTACACAAATTATCGTAGGCACTTTGCAGTTTCTAGGCGACGTCTTCCAAGAAGCGTTTGCGATGCGAGGCATCGTCACCGATGTAGGCGCTATTGCTGGCATCGCCCAGCAAACACTTGGCCGGGAAACGGCTTTGATTATGGTCTTAGCGTTTGCGGTCAACCTTTTAATCGCCCGCTTCACACCAATAAAATACATCTTTTTAACCGGGCAAGGCTCATTGTGGATGGCGACTGTTTGCTCCGTCGTCGGCTATATGGGCGGCCTCCGCGGCCTAGGGCTCATTCTACTCGGCGGCGTCATTGCTGGATCAATGGCTGTGCTTATGCCAGCGATCGCCCAACCGTTTGTTCGCAAAATTACAGGCTCAAATGACATCGCATTAGGCCACTATTGTACACTTGGCTACCTTGTCCAGGCAGGTACGGCAAAACTTGTCGGCAACAAAGAAAAGTCCACGGAAGATATCAACTTGCCAAAAAGCTTGGAATTTCTGCAAGATACGTATTTATCGATGATGGTGGTCATGATTCCTATTTACCTCATCCCTACTATTTTTGCAGGACCGGCCTTTATCGAAGCATACAGCGACGGGATGCACTATTTAGTCTTTGCGTTTATGCAAGCGATTCAATTTGTCGTCGGTGTTTACGTGCTTCTCGCTGGCGTCCGCCTCTTCCTTGGCGAAATTGTCCCGGCATTTAAAGGAATTGCAAAGCGAGTTGTCCCTAATTCTGTCCCAGCGCTAGACTGCCCTGTGTTGTTCCCATATGCGCCGAATGCCGTAATTGTCGGCTTTATTTTCACCACCATTGGCACCGTCATCGGCATGCTGTTCTTCCCGGTTATCGGTTTAGCCATGATTTTGCCGGGAATGCTGACCAACTTTTTCGCTGGCGGCACGGCTGGCATATTTGGTAATGCAATAGGCGGATTCCGCGGGGCAGCGATTGGCGGAATTGTCCACGGTCTGTTTATTACATTGCTGCCAGCTCTTTTAATCCCCGTTCTCGGGTCATTTGGCCTTGAAAATGTCACGTTTAGCGACTCCGACGTCATTACAATTGGGATTTTGCTTGGGTACGTTTTAGAATGGTTCAAGTGA
- a CDS encoding PTS sugar transporter subunit IIB, which yields MAKKLSILMVCGAGLGSSFACEMAVESVLEKLGVEATLNHCDISSASSQQADILITGQNFESQLKHYQIEADILYLKRLVDQKEIEEKLVPVLKAKQAL from the coding sequence ATGGCAAAAAAACTATCGATTTTAATGGTATGCGGGGCAGGACTTGGAAGCAGCTTTGCCTGTGAGATGGCGGTGGAATCCGTGCTCGAAAAACTAGGAGTAGAGGCAACATTGAACCATTGTGATATATCCTCTGCGAGCAGCCAACAGGCAGACATTTTAATTACTGGCCAAAATTTTGAATCGCAATTAAAACACTACCAAATTGAAGCGGACATTCTTTATTTAAAACGGCTTGTCGACCAAAAAGAAATTGAAGAAAAGCTTGTTCCCGTCCTAAAAGCAAAACAAGCCCTATAA
- a CDS encoding 6-phosphofructokinase: protein MSTARNIALITSGGDAPGLNGAIAAIAQTPGVNLYFYHGGFDGIIEQDPVAISPMTAREAVLQGELLCHSGRSTSMLHEAGQKRVLEKLKQDCMDALVVCGGNGSAQGAKALSASLPVAVVPMTIDNDIGGSEYTIGHDTAVNAIADSLHRLRQTAANLPGRIFMVETFGGRCGQLPLAAAVAASADIVLLPEYELNIDEFITEVQTRSARGKSVIIVVSEGIYLNKRFSAGDQGVSFALARALEDSTGKRVRLSILGYTQRAGDPTSYDCLMAKQMGKCAVDALLNDEKATLAALKEGHVKAVPLTAIDQPPTLAKEFMKLAFNENQLIQLEG from the coding sequence ATGTCGACGGCCCGTAACATTGCTTTAATAACAAGCGGCGGCGATGCGCCAGGGCTAAATGGTGCCATTGCGGCGATTGCCCAAACGCCGGGTGTTAACCTTTATTTCTATCATGGCGGATTTGACGGGATCATTGAGCAGGACCCTGTCGCCATATCACCAATGACAGCGAGGGAGGCCGTGCTTCAGGGAGAGTTGCTATGTCACTCTGGCCGCAGCACATCCATGCTCCATGAGGCGGGGCAAAAGCGTGTCCTCGAAAAACTAAAGCAAGACTGCATGGATGCCCTCGTAGTATGCGGCGGCAACGGTTCCGCCCAAGGGGCAAAAGCGTTAAGCGCTAGTTTGCCAGTTGCAGTTGTACCAATGACAATTGACAACGATATTGGCGGAAGCGAATACACGATTGGCCACGACACGGCCGTCAATGCGATTGCCGATTCGCTCCATCGGCTCCGCCAAACAGCAGCTAACTTGCCTGGACGGATTTTTATGGTCGAAACCTTTGGCGGGCGCTGCGGCCAGCTTCCCCTTGCAGCTGCTGTTGCTGCTAGCGCAGACATCGTACTCCTTCCTGAATATGAGCTCAATATAGACGAGTTTATTACAGAAGTACAGACTCGCTCAGCGCGAGGGAAAAGCGTCATCATTGTCGTATCGGAAGGCATCTATTTGAACAAGCGTTTTTCTGCTGGCGACCAGGGCGTATCGTTTGCACTTGCCCGAGCGCTTGAGGATTCAACAGGAAAGCGGGTGCGGCTTTCCATACTCGGCTATACGCAACGAGCAGGTGACCCGACAAGCTATGACTGCCTGATGGCCAAGCAGATGGGCAAATGTGCAGTCGATGCGTTGCTTAACGACGAAAAGGCAACTCTTGCAGCGTTAAAGGAAGGGCACGTCAAAGCCGTTCCCCTAACAGCAATCGACCAACCGCCGACTTTGGCAAAAGAGTTTATGAAACTGGCTTTTAATGAAAACCAACTGATCCAATTGGAGGGATAA